TCATTTGAACACCATTTATCCTTGTAGCAAAagtaactttttctttctcaaaaggTCATTCATATCCCTCTATTCTTACTCAAGAAAATGTTGGAATAGATTGATAATGTATAGTAGGATATTTTTTAATCACAAGTAATCGTAAAAATGATTTGAGCAAATCATAGTCAGTCCTTTGGAAGAAAATCTTGTCTTGCGTGATTTCATACTCTATATTACAGGATTGTTGTGCCATCAATCCAATTATGGATATGCCATTGTGTTGGGGGAGAAAACTGAAggatagacatgcacatgacattCATCGTTAATTGAAAAGATGAAGTTAAATGTCTAAGCTGAGTTATGTGCTGCCCGAGGATTGCAAGATGATGACCGGTAATCCCATCAAATCTCTCTCCATGCTCCAAGGAACCAGAAGGAATATTGGAATACGTCGACGATTTGATGGATCAAAAAGAGGAGGAGATTGTTTGAAACAAGCAGTGCAGGGCAGAGGTTGAAACCATCGAAGGTCGCTCGGCATTGTACCAGTTGCAGGACCAACAACATACCGATCGATATCTTGATGAGGAACCATATGCACTATCGGCTGCGACGAGACCGGCAAGAACATTATCAGCATTGGAGCGGATGCGAGCGAGCGAACTGTTAATGGCCATGTTCAGCTTGCTCAGAGATGGTGGCATTCAGATTGTAATATGGAGATTTAAATGAATTATGGAGGATGAGCTTTGGTGGCTGGTCTTCGACGTTTAACTGAGGTGGTGTAGCTGCGTATGATGAATGCATATTGATAATGCATattaatagaaaaaaggaataagatAATGTCATTGTAGTAGCCATTAGCATaatctcattttcttcaaatgaaCTTTCATACACACTTCCTTCTCTTATATAATTGTACTTTTCGGCGTTGCAATTAATGCATGGATTTTGTTTAGGCAAAGGTTTGGATGCGGCCACATTGATTGTGGATACACATCTCATGCGAGATAAATGCATCTGGATTTATGTTTCTCGGTTGCACAAATAGGAGATTATCTCCCAATTGAGCAATGAAAACTCATCGTACCTATAATTTTTAAGCAACGAGCTCAGTCAGGAAATTTAGAAAGTTGgtttccttgattttttttctctaatttcctttttttttaatggccaAGTTGGCCCATCATAATTAATATATTCCACATATAATCTCCATCAAATAAGTTACTGATCTAATTGTTTTTCTCTCCTAATTGTTTCTAACAAGCAAATACGCGCACGGGGTTGCTtgtgtgaaaaaaaattgaaattggaaaGATCGACCAAAACCAAGTAAGGATTTGATATTGCTTGGGGAAGATTTCTTCCCGCGTTTCTCTCATGATTTGTTCTGGCACTCGTAATAATTGAAACATGACTGGGTAGTTTATTTCGATCTGCGTTCTTCTCTTCAATCTTATCGATATTGTCGGCTTCTTTACTGGTACGTgcggtttttttttaatttattttttattctcttgtAACGAGTTTTGTTATATCTCAACAATCATTTTGCTCAAGATAATGGTTTGGTGAGTGAAGTGTTACCGAATTTTAGCCAGCGAATGAGAAAGGAACGAGTAAGAGAGCACTTGGAGCAAACTGACCGGAAGACAGGGTAGACCGAATGAGGCTTCCGAAGCGGTTGTGGAAGCGGCGAGTGACCGGCagtgttaaaaaaaatctaatgagaataaataaatttatttgaggCGTGTAAGGGCAAGCACCGTCCTCAAGAATAATTCCGCTCCTCGAAGTATGAAACTGTGCTTTTAAcggctatcctcccaagatacgATAGATATTCTTTTATATTccgtactgaatattgtaacaAATAGAAATAACGTTGTATATaatccaacaatgaaaaatgGAATGAAAGATTTTATGAAGAAATGATATTTTCTCTATAATTCAGTGTATATTTTAAGattattttttgagattttatttttatattcagacAAAATAAAACCGTTAAAAAAGCCgttgtaaaataatgaataatttatttgagaaataaattaaatgttacAAAACGTTTGAAAAGCCGTTATATGGCCGTTAATAAACCATTATGTGACtgttaaaaataatgatgatctTTAATGTGGTCATAACTTTTACCGaaattattattgtaaatatttcaaaatattattaaaatatccaacAGGTAGTGCATGTTGGCGGACTGAAGGCGACCGAGAGGAGTGTAGAAGCCACGGGGAATTCGGGAAAATGCTGAGAACAAGGCAATCGACTGAATCGAGTTGATCTCGATTCTAAAGGAAGAAGACCAGAGACACCTATATTATGAAGGAATCAAGACGGCAAGATGAGAGGGGAACGGGAAGAGAGGAACCGATTCTGTCAGTGACCTCCTCCTTTGGAGAAATGGCTCTCTTCGCACGCATCAATTGACTTGTTATTCGAACGCCAAAGCAactatttctttctcatttacTTTTACTCGAGACAACGCGGAATAAATCCGCATTGTATCATACAATTGATTCGAGAACACTACAATCAATCCTCTGGAAGAAAATCTTGCCCTGTTTGATGTCGTACCCTACATTATAGGACTGCTGCGCCAGCACTCCAATCGTGGATACGCCCTTCATTGCGGGAGTTACCGAAAGGATGGTCATGCACAAGACGTTTGTCGTTAATTGGAAGAACATGCTGTTGGTGTCTAAGCTGAGCTGCGCGCCGCCTGAGAAAAGCAAGGTGACCACCGGGAATCCGGTCAAGTCTCTCTCCATGCTCCCCGTGTAGCACAAGAACTTCGGAAGACTCGCCGCCCTATTCAGAATTCCGGCCATCAAACTCTCGACCTCGTTTCGGAGTGGAACGTACCCCTCTTCCTTCAAGAACGTGAAGGTGGCTCCCGAGTCTATAATCACTCCTCCCTCGCCGAGAGCCCTTCTTTTGAATGTTGAGGGGTCGATCGGCAGCTTCTTCTCTCCGACGCTGATGCCTTCGAGGTCCAGAAAGTAGAAACCCTTATCGGTCTGCAGGGTCGTAGAATCGCCTTCCAGGATCGCCCCGTCTCCCAAGATGAGTTGATTGTACTGATAATGGGGGTCGTATATGTTGCCGATGCAATAGGAAAACTTGGATCCTAATTGTTTGACCAGAGTTGGCAAATTACCAGCACCATAGCTTAGTCCTAATATCCCGCTTTCTTGTCCATCCACGGGGAGTGTACTCACGTGGCTGCATCCGAGCACCTCAATCGGTACCTTTACCGTGCCCTCGTCGGATGTCTCAAAGGTCGCTTGTTCAGAGGCGAGGTTACTGGCTGTGGAGGTCCCATCAAGATACGATTTCTTGAAATTGCAATACTCGTTCTTAGGATCACAGCTGCCCCTGGAATTTTTACAAGCGGGGAACCGCAACGAATATTGGAGTATGTTGACGATTTGGCTGGATCgaaaagaggaagagattgTTTGAAGCAAGTAGTGCAGGGAAGGCACTGAAACCAAAGGAGGTTGCTTGCCGTGTCGATCATCAAGAGTTGTGGGACTGGCGGCGTACCGATGGATATATTGGCGAAGAACCCGTATGCTTTAATGGCCGGGACAAGACGGGAACGAGCGTCCTCATCATTTGGAGGAGAAATTATTTTGCTCATGTATTGGATGCGGGCGAGCGAACCATTAATAGCACGTTCAGCTAGCTCAGAAATAGTGGCGTTGGGATTGTAATATGGAGAATGAATAGAATCGTGGTGGATGAGCTTAAGGGCCATTTTCCATGGTTTAATGGGGGTGGTCATGGATGAAGAGACATTAGCTGGGTACGACGAAAAGATATCGATAATGTAGActagaaggaaaaataaataagctGCTGTCATTGCAGTAGCCATTAGCAGAAtctcaatttcttcatatgaTTTTGATGAACACTTCCTTCTCTTATATAACTGTACTTCTTGGTGTTGCAATTGGTGCatggattctttttttttttttttttttttttttttgggggccaAATCCATAAATGTTGAAGTTGTATATTGCAACATTCATTGTGGAGGCACAGCTAATGGTATACGCATGCACCGGGATATGTTTTCTCGGTTGCACGAGATTATCTCTCGAATTAAGTAATAAAAGATCTTCATATTCATAATTTAAGAAACTAGCTCAGTAAGGTAATTTAGAAAGTTTGGTTTCTCTCCAAACCAGCAAATACGCACGCGACACATTTGAAAGATTTTAACCTAGATCAAGTTAagattttttcttgttttggaagATTTCTTCTCGCTCTTCATTCATGATGTGTTCTGGAACGCCGCTCTTCGCTTCCATCTTGTTTGTATATTTTGCTTCATTATTGATACGTGCGGTTCTTTGATCTTTTAAACGAGTTCTGTTATATTTTGTTAAGAATTCTCTTGCTCAATTGGATGGTTCGATGAGTAAAGCGTACAGAATTTAGTGCAGCACTCTTTCTTCTGATGCCAGTAGTCCTTACTAAGCTCATTCCGGGTTTCATATTGGCACTCTTTTCTCCTGTGATTTATGCTTTGTTTAGCTTCAAAGTTTTGTAGTTTATTCTGCACAAACAGATTGGATGTTTGGTAGCTGACAGATTTGCTACGGCAGATCGGATCATTCTCTTTCGGTATCTGTACTTGATCCTTGATATGATGTTTCCTAGTTAGGATGGATGccttgaacaaaaaaatttcaccttcTATCCGGTTTTGAGAAGCTGAGCTCCAATGGTGAAATTTGATTGTCTTTGCTGGGTTAACAGGGGAGACATGCTTTCCGAAAACTACTTTTGTTTGATTAAAATGCTAAATAGTTTTGGGTCACCGATCTTCAATTGAGCTACTTACGGAGATCAATTTATTTCAGGTTTGTAATTGCATATGAAAGTTAGTAAATTTGAAGCATTAgcaaattatgaaaatagaaTGTGCAAGCTTAGTGTGGGGACCAACGACGTACCAATGGATACCTTGACGAGGAACCCATGTGCATTGTCGGTCGCGACGAGATCGGCAAG
This genomic stretch from Eucalyptus grandis isolate ANBG69807.140 chromosome 3, ASM1654582v1, whole genome shotgun sequence harbors:
- the LOC104438739 gene encoding aspartic proteinase CDR1 yields the protein MALKLIHHDSIHSPYYNPNATISELAERAINGSLARIQYMSKIISPPNDEDARSRLVPAIKAYGFFANISIGTPPVPQLLMIDTASNLLWGSCDPKNEYCNFKKSYLDGTSTASNLASEQATFETSDEGTVKVPIEVLGCSHVSTLPVDGQESGILGLSYGAGNLPTLVKQLGSKFSYCIGNIYDPHYQYNQLILGDGAILEGDSTTLQTDKGFYFLDLEGISVGEKKLPIDPSTFKRRALGEGGVIIDSGATFTFLKEEGYVPLRNEVESLMAGILNRAASLPKFLCYTGSMERDLTGFPVVTLLFSGGAQLSLDTNSMFFQLTTNVLCMTILSVTPAMKGVSTIGVLAQQSYNVGYDIKQGKIFFQRIDCSVLESIV